The DNA region CATGGGATTCATCTTTCGGTTCAACGGCAATTTCCTGAAATCCGCTGTTCCGGAGCATTTCCTTAACTTCTTCGACGGTTGACGCCCCGGATACACAACCCGCCAGCGAATCGAGATCTCCTTTGATCTCGACGGGAAGTTCCGCGGTGGTTACAATATCCGATACGGCGATGCGGCCGCCATGTTTCAAGACACGGTAAGCTTCATCAAAAACCTGCTGCTTATCCGGAGACAGATTAATGACGCAGTTCGAGATAATCACGTCGATCGAATGATCAGGTATAGGCAAATATTCAATTTCTCCCAACCGGAATTCCACATTCCGGTAGCCGTTTTTATGCGCGTTATGACGGGCACGGTTAACCATTTCAGGGGTCATGTCGACCCCATAAACCTTCCCCGGCTCCCCAACTTGCTTCGATGCCAGGAAGCAGTCAAAACCGGCGCCGCTGCCAAGATCGAGCACGGCCTCTCCCGGCTTCAAAGAAGCGATCGCTTGCGGGTTGCCGCAGCCTAACCCCAGGTTTGAACCTTCGGGGACAGCCGCCATCTCCTCAGCCGAATAGCCCAATTTGAAGGACACCTCATCAGGGGTAGCGCAGTAAGAAGATGAAGAAGAACTTGACGTGCAGCACTTCGCATTAGAACGGCTGCCTTGAGCTATTTGCTTGTACCGGTTACGCACATGTTGGCGAACCTTATCATTTTGCAATGAATTCATGTAATCTCCTCCGAATATATCAAAATATTTTGATTAATTAGACAACTTAAAACCCAGCGGATTTCATGAACAGCATCCGCCAGGTTGTTTGTCTGCCTTTCGAAAAACACAGCATAGCTCCGGAGACAGCAGCCGGTTGACTTCGGCATGGTTTAATTCATAATAGCTCCATGTGCCCTTTGTCTCTCTGGTGATTAATCCGGCTTCAAACAGAATCTTTAAGTGATACGAAAGTTTCGATTGCGGCATATCCACGATATCCATTAAATCGCAAACGCACACACTTCCTTTTTGCGTCAGTTCATACATAATTTGCAGGCGTTTTTGATCGGCCAGCGCCTTGAACTTAGCTTCATATTTTGCAAAATCAACCGTTTCATCCGCCTTCGAAATGACGGGCAGCTCTCTTATCATATCAACACGCTCCTTTAGCAGCAGGCTGGGCAACAGGGTGCGGCCAATTTCGCAACCAGCGTTTGGAAAATTTTTGCTTGTTTCCGATCTTTTCGGTTCGGCCACATCCATGCCCGGCGCGCGTGTTGTTCAATTTCATTTTGCTGGAACTGCATGAGTTTCTCCATGACGTAGTGATTCATCATCGTGCCCCCACCATTCATCAAATATTTTTGATGTACAAATCATATCACGGCCAACTGGAAATTTCAACATTAAATCAAAATAGTTTGATTTTTTCTATTTCGTACGATATAAGTGCTTGATAATATAATTGATTGATTATATAATTTGTTTTGCTGAGTTCGCCAGTTTTAATGAAAGGAGTTAACATATGACCA from Paenibacillus macerans includes:
- a CDS encoding arsenite methyltransferase — its product is MNSLQNDKVRQHVRNRYKQIAQGSRSNAKCCTSSSSSSSYCATPDEVSFKLGYSAEEMAAVPEGSNLGLGCGNPQAIASLKPGEAVLDLGSGAGFDCFLASKQVGEPGKVYGVDMTPEMVNRARHNAHKNGYRNVEFRLGEIEYLPIPDHSIDVIISNCVINLSPDKQQVFDEAYRVLKHGGRIAVSDIVTTAELPVEIKGDLDSLAGCVSGASTVEEVKEMLRNSGFQEIAVEPKDESHEFIKDWEPDGHLEDYIQSAVIKAIKPYN
- a CDS encoding ArsR/SmtB family transcription factor, yielding MIRELPVISKADETVDFAKYEAKFKALADQKRLQIMYELTQKGSVCVCDLMDIVDMPQSKLSYHLKILFEAGLITRETKGTWSYYELNHAEVNRLLSPELCCVFRKADKQPGGCCS